In the Clupea harengus unplaced genomic scaffold, Ch_v2.0.2, whole genome shotgun sequence genome, one interval contains:
- the LOC122130172 gene encoding fatty acyl-CoA hydrolase precursor, medium chain-like, whose amino-acid sequence MKLLIQLLLVAGVAYVTSSTAHDGPLIHTKLGALRGEYLRVRGKTTVVHSYLGLPFAKPPVGPLRLARPQPVQGWEGVRDATKQPYMCVQNRQISLNLLESLGMDVEIPEVSEDCLYLNVYTPARSAEDAKLPVMVWIHGGGFAIGSASFYDGSVLAAYQNVVVVLIQYRLGMLGFFSTGDDNAPGNMGLLDQVAALQWVQENIQSFGGDPSSVTIFGESAGGVSVSLQVLSPLSSGLFHRGIAESGTAAMDFLINAQPLAVAMMVANASDCAGTKPHEIVDCVMQMSTEDVLKIAENPVLMFGITADEHFLPKPAQDLIKSHEFNKVPLINGINNDECGWLLPAFLAPPGWVDGMDPETIKQSVAFCFPNVEDSRIIDLILEEYLGTGEDGVKNRDGFRELIGDIMFNIPAIKLSNAHRDSGAPVYMYEFQHPPSILLPKRPSFVKADHGDELLFVFGDCFTKGHVNINGTVTEEEDELCRTVMSYWGNFARTGSPNGAGLTHWPMYGAGGEFLEIGLKQQVGNHLRADRFTFWTETLPKKIQEKKQQRSDEL is encoded by the exons ATGAAACTCTTGATTCAGCTCCTTTTGGTAGCAGGTGTTGCATATGTAACTTCGTCTACGGCGCATGATG GACCACTGATCCACACCAAGCTGGGAGCCCTTAGAGGTGAATACTTGCGCGTGAGGGGAAAGACAACAGTGGTCCACTCATACCTGGGCCTGCCCTTCGCTAAACCACCTGTGGGACCCCTCAGGTTGGCCCGTCCCCAACCTGTGCAGGGATGGGAGGGGGTCAGGGATGCCACCAAGCAGCCATATAT GTGTGTACAAAACCGACAGATATCTCTCAACTTGTTAGAAAGCCTCGGCATGGATGTGGAGATTCCTGAGGTATCTGAGGACTGCCTCTACCTCAATGTTTACACTCCTGCCAGATCGGCTGAGGATGCCAAGTTACCT GTCATGGTGTGGATCCATGGAGGAGGGTTTGCTATTGGCTCCGCCTCCTTTTATGACGGATCTGTCCTGGCAGCCTATCAGAACGTGGTTGTGGTGCTGATTCAGTACAGACTTGGAATGCTGGGCTTTTTCAG CACAGGGGATGATAACGCCCCGGGAAACATGGGCCTCTTGGACCAGGTGGCTGCACTGCAGTGGGTCCAGGAGAACATCCAGAGCTTTGGAGGGGATCCCTCCTCTGTCACCATATTCGGAGAGTCAGCAGGGGGAGTGAGCGTGTCACTGCAG GTTCTTTCACCCTTGAGCTCTGGTCTGTTCCACCGGGGCATTGCTGAAAGTGGTACCGCAGCCATGGATTTCCTCATCAACGCACAGCCATTGGCCGTAGCTATG ATGGTGGCCAATGCATCAGACTGTGCTGGCACAAaaccacatgagatagtggacTGTGTGATGCAGATGTCGACCGAGGATGTTTTAAAGATTGCAGAG AATCCTGTCTTGATGTTTGGGATAACGGCCGACGAACATTTTTTACCCAAACCTGCGCAAGACCTTATAAAGTCCCATGAGTTCAACAAAGTACCCTTAATTAATGGCATCAACAATGATGAATGTGGATGGTTACTGCCTGCG tttcttGCACCACCAGGCTGGGTAGATGGGATGGATCCTGAGACCATCAAACAGTCTGTCGCCTTCTGCTTCCCAAAT GTAGAAGACAGTAGGATCATTGACCTGATTTTGGAGGAGTATctggggacaggagaggacggGGTAAAAAACAGGGATGGATTCAGAGAGCTGATTGGGGATATCATGTTCAATATTCCTGCCATCAAGTTATCAAATGCTCACCGAG ATTCTGGTGCACCTGTTTACATGTATGAGTTCCAGCATCCTCCAAGCATACTCTTGCCCAAGCGCCCAAGCTTTGTGAAGGCAGATCACGGAGACGAACTTCTATTTGTGTTTGGAGACTGCTTCACGAAAGGCCATGTCAATATAAATG GAACCGTcacagaggaggaagacgagCTTTGTAGAACAGTGATGTCATACTGGGGCAACTTCGCTCGCACTGG ATCTCCCAATGGTGCTGGGTTAACCCACTGGCCTATGTACGGTGCTGGGGGAGAGTTCTTGGAGATTGGGCTAAAGCAGCAGGTGGGAAACCATCTAAGGGCCGACCGCTTCACCTTCTGGACAGAGACTCTTCCCAAGAAGATCCAGGAGAAGAAGCAGCAGCGCAGTGATGAGCTGTAG